A genomic region of Gemmata massiliana contains the following coding sequences:
- a CDS encoding endonuclease/exonuclease/phosphatase family protein, translating into MSFNVRYGTAKDGENHWDKRKEFLAETVKAFGPDLLGTQETLGFQRDFLAEKLKGFGVIGVGRDDGKEKGEMMALYWREARFEKTDGGHFWLSESPKDAGSKSWDSSLPRMVTWVRLKDKLGGKPVLFVNTHFDHIGKEARLKSAKLIREQIAALGKDCSVVLTGDFNSGEDSDPYKALFHKSGNDESPVVDSFRVAHPKREEGEGTTTDFKAGVNKGSRIDWIGVSRDWKVVAGEIDRTEKNGRTPSDHFPVTAVIRR; encoded by the coding sequence ATGAGCTTTAACGTGCGCTACGGCACGGCCAAAGACGGCGAGAACCACTGGGACAAGCGGAAAGAGTTTCTCGCGGAGACGGTGAAGGCGTTCGGCCCGGACCTGCTCGGCACGCAGGAAACACTGGGCTTCCAGCGCGATTTCCTGGCCGAGAAACTCAAGGGCTTCGGCGTGATCGGCGTCGGCCGGGACGACGGCAAGGAAAAGGGCGAGATGATGGCCCTGTACTGGCGCGAAGCCCGGTTCGAGAAAACGGACGGCGGGCACTTCTGGCTCAGCGAGTCGCCGAAGGACGCGGGTAGCAAGAGCTGGGACAGTTCCCTGCCCCGTATGGTCACCTGGGTGCGGTTGAAGGACAAACTGGGCGGCAAGCCGGTGCTGTTCGTGAACACGCACTTCGACCACATCGGGAAAGAAGCTCGACTCAAGTCAGCGAAGCTGATCCGCGAACAGATTGCCGCCCTCGGGAAGGACTGTTCCGTGGTCCTCACCGGCGATTTTAACTCCGGCGAGGATAGCGACCCGTACAAGGCCCTGTTCCACAAGAGCGGGAACGACGAGTCGCCGGTCGTGGACAGCTTCCGGGTGGCACACCCGAAGCGCGAAGAGGGTGAGGGCACGACGACCGATTTCAAGGCGGGCGTGAATAAGGGGAGTCGGATCGACTGGATCGGCGTATCACGCGACTGGAAGGTGGTCGCGGGCGAAATCGATCGCACTGAGAAGAACGGCCGCACGCCCTCGGACCACTTCCCGGTGACGGCCGTCATCCGTCGGTGA
- a CDS encoding alkaline phosphatase family protein, with protein sequence MLDLSNLRAVVRSKNRVSHRLISSVVLVIFAVFAAPASGAGPARKAENVIVVTLDGFRWQELFEGGDESFMDAKQGGVKDVPGLKKRYLREKVEDRRTALMPFLWGTVAKNGQVFGNPAKSSSAKITNGLKFSYPGYSEMFCGLADPRIDSNAKKANPNLSVLEFLNGRPGFKDKVEAVCTWDVFPSIFRTQQNGLRIQAGWEPLKADKLTDRERGLNETMELLPRYWPDNAFDVFTMGAAKSALERRKPRVLYIGLGETDEWGHGRRYDLYLDSANKADRFLAELWDGVQKDPQYKDKTAVLITTDHGRGSTRVDWTDHGKNVAGAEHIWIAVMGPDTPALGEREKVEVTQSQVAATVAALVGEDFGAASPKAAAPLPVFEKK encoded by the coding sequence ATGTTGGACCTGTCGAACCTGCGCGCTGTAGTGCGCTCCAAGAACCGCGTTTCGCACCGCCTGATCTCGTCCGTCGTCCTGGTGATTTTCGCCGTGTTCGCGGCGCCTGCATCGGGAGCCGGACCCGCGCGAAAAGCCGAAAACGTCATCGTTGTCACGCTCGACGGGTTCCGCTGGCAGGAGCTGTTCGAGGGCGGGGACGAGTCGTTCATGGACGCCAAACAGGGCGGCGTGAAGGACGTGCCCGGCCTGAAGAAACGGTACCTGCGCGAGAAAGTTGAAGACCGGCGAACGGCGCTGATGCCGTTCCTGTGGGGCACCGTGGCCAAGAACGGACAGGTGTTCGGGAACCCGGCCAAAAGTTCGTCGGCCAAGATCACCAACGGGCTCAAGTTCTCCTATCCCGGCTACAGCGAGATGTTCTGTGGGCTTGCCGATCCGCGAATCGACTCGAACGCCAAGAAAGCCAACCCGAACCTCTCGGTGCTGGAATTCCTGAACGGTCGGCCGGGCTTCAAGGATAAGGTCGAAGCGGTCTGCACCTGGGACGTGTTCCCCTCCATCTTCCGGACACAACAGAACGGGCTACGCATTCAGGCCGGCTGGGAGCCGCTCAAAGCCGACAAGTTGACCGATCGCGAGCGCGGCTTAAACGAGACGATGGAGTTGCTCCCACGATACTGGCCGGACAATGCGTTCGACGTGTTCACGATGGGCGCGGCGAAGTCGGCCCTGGAACGGCGCAAGCCCCGCGTGCTGTACATCGGGCTGGGCGAAACCGACGAGTGGGGGCACGGCCGGCGATACGACCTGTACCTGGACTCCGCGAATAAAGCCGACCGATTCCTGGCGGAACTGTGGGACGGGGTGCAAAAAGACCCGCAGTACAAGGACAAGACCGCCGTCCTCATCACGACCGATCACGGCCGCGGGAGCACGCGGGTGGACTGGACCGATCACGGGAAGAACGTGGCCGGAGCCGAACACATCTGGATCGCAGTGATGGGACCGGACACGCCAGCTCTGGGCGAGCGCGAGAAGGTTGAGGTGACGCAGAGTCAGGTCGCCGCCACGGTTGCCGCTCTGGTCGGAGAGGATTTCGGTGCCGCAAGCCCGAAGGCCGCAGCGCCTCTACCGGTGTTCGAGAAAAAATGA
- a CDS encoding radical SAM protein, with protein MSTSVYKRPAPPEPPARMFRPRMVQLAPLYQCNLACPHCCVPIEWPDRLDIPTAVRFLEQAHQAGIGTIGFTGGEPFLYPEFLNALTARAAELGFRFDKLMTNGVWHRDAEHATAVLSDLRDAGFSGKIGLSVDKFHGMDIEKLAEFCRVTRAVFARDTILSLSYASRAPNKGLEPIKRLAEALDGVVEWSKVLGRYLLVSDDFTMTACWNHLATVERAEELPGDSWDGTWFEEDYCEGPGQALIVNPKGEVKPCCGFASDLDQLTIGNIYTDSLEQIVQFARNHPVVGTVFRDGLTAIRDEILARDPNALPGATSNHCYFCWYVLAKGIYAQTTGKLELLPEHGGSQWAKIVAEKGKTALPLLGDDQGPKGCGSGGCAQK; from the coding sequence ATGAGTACCTCCGTTTACAAGCGACCCGCTCCGCCTGAGCCACCCGCCCGAATGTTCCGGCCGCGGATGGTGCAGTTAGCGCCCCTCTACCAGTGCAACCTCGCGTGCCCGCACTGCTGCGTGCCGATCGAGTGGCCCGACCGACTCGACATCCCGACCGCGGTCCGGTTCCTCGAACAGGCCCACCAAGCGGGCATCGGCACGATCGGTTTCACGGGCGGCGAACCGTTCCTGTACCCGGAGTTCCTGAACGCACTCACCGCGCGCGCTGCGGAACTCGGGTTCCGGTTCGACAAGTTGATGACGAACGGCGTCTGGCACCGCGACGCGGAGCATGCCACGGCCGTGCTGTCCGACCTCCGTGACGCGGGATTCAGTGGCAAAATCGGCCTCAGCGTGGACAAGTTCCACGGCATGGACATCGAGAAGCTCGCGGAATTCTGCCGAGTAACGCGCGCGGTCTTCGCACGCGACACGATCCTCTCACTGAGTTACGCGAGTCGCGCCCCCAACAAGGGGTTGGAGCCGATCAAGCGCCTCGCGGAAGCCCTGGACGGCGTGGTCGAGTGGTCGAAGGTGCTCGGGCGCTACCTGCTCGTGAGCGACGACTTCACGATGACCGCGTGCTGGAACCACCTCGCCACCGTGGAGCGCGCTGAGGAACTCCCCGGCGACTCCTGGGACGGCACGTGGTTCGAGGAAGACTACTGCGAAGGCCCGGGGCAAGCGCTGATCGTGAACCCGAAGGGCGAAGTGAAGCCGTGCTGCGGATTCGCCTCGGACCTGGACCAACTCACGATCGGGAACATCTACACCGATAGCCTCGAGCAGATCGTTCAGTTCGCGCGCAATCACCCGGTGGTGGGCACGGTCTTCCGCGACGGGCTGACTGCCATCCGCGACGAGATCCTGGCACGCGACCCGAACGCCCTCCCCGGCGCCACGAGCAACCACTGTTACTTCTGCTGGTACGTGCTCGCGAAGGGCATTTATGCTCAAACCACGGGAAAGCTCGAACTCCTCCCCGAACACGGCGGCTCACAATGGGCCAAGATCGTGGCTGAAAAGGGCAAAACCGCCCTGCCCCTCCTCGGCGACGATCAGGGACCGAAGGGGTGCGGAAGTGGTGGGTGCGCTCAAAAATAA